The Desulfopila inferna genomic interval TCTGCAGATGTATCAGCAGACCGGGGACCCGTTCTTTGCAGATGTTGCCGAGCAAACCATCGAATATGTCCTCCGTGATCTGCGCCATCCGGAGGGCGGCCTCTACTCCGCGGAGGATGCGGACAGCGTCAACCCTTATGACACGAGCGAGCAGAGTGAAGGTGCTTTCTATCTCTGGAAAGAAAGCGAGATCAGGGAAGTTCTCGATGATGCGGACGCTGAAATATTCATACAGTGCTATGGAATAAAGGCAGAGGGCAATGCTCTTGAGGATCCCGCCGGGGATTTTATCGGCAGGAATATTCTCTATATGGAAAAGCCGTTGCCGGCGCTTGCAGATGATCTCGGTAAGGACCTGGAAGATCTGGAACACTCGCTTGATCAATCAAAAAAACTGCTTCTTGACAGGAGGAGCAACCGAATCAGACCGCATCTCGACGATAAGATTATCACAGCCTGGAACGGCCTGATGCTCTCGGCACTTTCCCAGGCGGGCCGTATCTTCAACAACAAAGAATACCTGGATGAGGCGGAGCGGGTTGCCGCCTTCATCCTGGAGAACCTGATAACCGATGGGTATCTGCAGCGCCGCTGGCGCGAGGGAGAGGCTCGCTTCGACGGCGTGCTCGAAGATTATGCTTTTTTTATCCAGGGCCTGCTTGATCTTTATCATGCCACGCATCAAGGCCGTTATCTGCAAACCGCTATCGATCTCTCGGAGAAGCAGCTCGAAATATTTGCCGATCCTCTAGGAGGTTTCTTTAACAGTAGGGAATCCACAGATCTTCTTACCAGGATGAAGGAAACCTATGACGGCGCCGAACCCTCCGGGAACTCTGTAGCCGCCATGAATTTTCTTCGACTGGGAAGAATGCTCAACAATGGCCAATGGGTGACTCTGGCTGAAGAAACCATCAAATCATTCGGCAAGATTCTCGATACGCACGGCTCGGCAATGCCTCTCATGCTTGCTGCGCTGGAGTATAGTTTCGATGCACCCGAGCAACTAATAATTGCGGGCACACGGGGTGAGAAAGACACCGAAGACATGCTTCAGCAGGCAAGCCGCTTCTTTCATCCCCATCTGCAGGTTCTGCTGGCCGACGGCGGAGAAAATCAGGAGATGCTAACCACTTCCCTGGATTTTTTCGACACCGTTGAAAAAATCGACGACAAGGCCACCGCCTACCTGTGCAGGGATTATACCTGCCGAATGCCGACCAATGATGTCGAAAAACTGGGTCACCTTCTTGAGGAAATGAAATAGTGCTTTCGCGGGCAGAACTGAGAATATCGACTATTGATAATAGTCGTAAAATTGTCTCGGATTCTCAAATGGTTTTTTTGAAGTCGGAGTTTATGTTTTGTGGGTGTTTATGGCGACGCCATCACTGTTGAAAAAGCAGACCACTGGAGAGCCAATAATAGATTATGTAGGAACCTGCAAATATTGTCAGCACCGCTGATATCTTCTGAACGTGAGGAAGGAATCTGCGCATGGCGCTTACCACCACGCCCTCTTTGACAAAGGCCATTCCCAGTGTCAAAAGCAAAAGCACCAGTCCCATTCCCAGAATATAGCTGAGAAACTGGACAACACCTCCGACAAAATCACCGGCGGTAAGAGAACCCGCCATCACCGCCAGGAAAATAGGCAGTGTACAGCTGAGCGAGGTGGCACCGAAAGCAACACCAAAAAGAAAAAAACCTTTGAAGGTCAGTTTCCGGGGATCTCCTATTTTATTTGCCAGATTGAGCATAAAATTAAGAGAAAAATGCTTACCGAAAAGGATCCAGATACCTAAAATAATCAGGATACAGCCGACGAATATGGCGATCCAGGGCATAATATTGCTTAAAAAAACCCCTCCTGCAGAAACCAGGAATCCCACCGCCCCAAAAAGAGCACCAAAACCGGAGGTGACCACCAGTGTAACCCAGACTGCTTTACCAAATCTGAGGAAAATCGAGCGGTTGTGATAATTCTTCTCTTCAACGCCGAGATACAGAGAGAGGTAGACTGGAAGCATGGCGAAACCGCAAGGATTCACGGCTGATACCATTCCCGC includes:
- a CDS encoding cytochrome c biogenesis CcdA family protein; this translates as MDIQVWASQWLSQVAGYLPLGYAFGAGMVSAVNPCGFAMLPVYLSLYLGVEEKNYHNRSIFLRFGKAVWVTLVVTSGFGALFGAVGFLVSAGGVFLSNIMPWIAIFVGCILIILGIWILFGKHFSLNFMLNLANKIGDPRKLTFKGFFLFGVAFGATSLSCTLPIFLAVMAGSLTAGDFVGGVVQFLSYILGMGLVLLLLTLGMAFVKEGVVVSAMRRFLPHVQKISAVLTIFAGSYIIYYWLSSGLLFQQ
- a CDS encoding thioredoxin domain-containing protein gives rise to the protein MAQHNKTAKPNSLIHEKSPYLLQHAYNPVNWYAWGEEPFETARRENKPVFLSIGYSTCHWCHVMEKESFENEAIAEILNRNFISIKVDREERPDIDQIYMIATQAMTGGGGWPMSVFLFPDKKPFYAGTYFPPEPRYNHPGFAELLNSITLAWSEKKEALSESAEKITSYLQDSSTVSSAEKLKKEWSDTGFKAFRESYDARFHGFGTNNKFPRPACLEFLHAYAYRTGNETAFSMADKTLEAMALGGMYDHVGGGFHRYSVDPQWRIPHFEKMLYDQAQLVVSYLQMYQQTGDPFFADVAEQTIEYVLRDLRHPEGGLYSAEDADSVNPYDTSEQSEGAFYLWKESEIREVLDDADAEIFIQCYGIKAEGNALEDPAGDFIGRNILYMEKPLPALADDLGKDLEDLEHSLDQSKKLLLDRRSNRIRPHLDDKIITAWNGLMLSALSQAGRIFNNKEYLDEAERVAAFILENLITDGYLQRRWREGEARFDGVLEDYAFFIQGLLDLYHATHQGRYLQTAIDLSEKQLEIFADPLGGFFNSRESTDLLTRMKETYDGAEPSGNSVAAMNFLRLGRMLNNGQWVTLAEETIKSFGKILDTHGSAMPLMLAALEYSFDAPEQLIIAGTRGEKDTEDMLQQASRFFHPHLQVLLADGGENQEMLTTSLDFFDTVEKIDDKATAYLCRDYTCRMPTNDVEKLGHLLEEMK